One window from the genome of Streptomyces sp. NBC_00287 encodes:
- the bla gene encoding class A beta-lactamase, whose amino-acid sequence MSFTPSRRTVLTTAAAALAATATATPAIAAPSGATARLRALEEEHGGRLGVFAHNLATRRTIRHRADELFPMCSLFKTLAAAAVLRDLDRDGEVLARRIHYTEADLVQPASDTILEHLSDGMTIAELSEIAITHSDNTAANLLLRELGGPTAITRFARSLGDRVTRLDRWEPELNTAEPWRVTDTTSPAAIGRTYGRLVLGTALNHRDREQLTAWLLRNTTSTARFRAGLPPTWTLGDKTGSGSYGTANDAGIAWTETGTPVILAVLTTKPDQNAPWDNTLIAKTASLLAETLS is encoded by the coding sequence GTGAGTTTCACCCCGAGCCGCCGCACGGTACTGACGACCGCGGCCGCCGCCCTGGCCGCAACCGCGACAGCCACCCCGGCCATCGCGGCTCCCTCCGGCGCCACCGCCCGTCTGCGCGCCCTGGAGGAGGAACACGGCGGCCGGCTGGGCGTGTTCGCCCACAACCTGGCCACCAGGCGCACGATCCGCCACCGCGCCGACGAACTGTTCCCGATGTGCTCGCTGTTCAAGACGCTCGCGGCAGCCGCCGTCCTGCGCGACCTGGACCGCGACGGCGAAGTGCTCGCCCGCCGTATCCACTACACCGAGGCGGACCTCGTGCAGCCCGCCTCCGACACGATCCTGGAGCATCTGTCCGACGGCATGACGATCGCCGAGCTCTCGGAGATCGCCATCACCCACAGCGACAACACCGCGGCCAACCTCCTGCTGCGCGAACTCGGCGGCCCCACCGCGATCACCCGCTTCGCCCGCTCCCTCGGCGACCGCGTCACCCGCCTGGACCGCTGGGAGCCGGAACTCAACACCGCCGAACCCTGGCGCGTCACGGACACCACCAGCCCCGCCGCGATCGGCCGCACCTACGGCCGCCTGGTCCTCGGCACCGCCCTGAACCACCGCGACCGCGAGCAGCTCACCGCATGGCTCCTGCGCAACACGACCTCCACCGCCCGCTTCCGCGCGGGCCTCCCCCCGACCTGGACCCTGGGCGACAAGACGGGCTCGGGTTCCTACGGCACCGCCAACGACGCGGGCATCGCCTGGACCGAGACCGGAACCCCCGTCATCCTCGCCGTCCTGACCACCAAGCCCGACCAGAACGCCCCCTGGGACAACACCCTGATCGCGAAGACGGCATCGCTCCTGGCCGAGACCCTCAGCTGA
- a CDS encoding protein-tyrosine phosphatase family protein has product MTAEEQWDERAPGVLRLPSGRLVRGRALRHPLAPDAPVPSYGVYLLGRQPPDVPWESGWIRWPDFRLPADRDAARALLAEAWRRAAGERVEIACGGGRGRTGTALACVAVLDGVPPEEAVAYVRRHYDRHAVETPWQRRYVRRFS; this is encoded by the coding sequence ATGACAGCCGAGGAACAGTGGGACGAGCGAGCCCCCGGCGTACTCCGGCTCCCCTCGGGACGCCTGGTCCGGGGCCGCGCCCTGCGCCACCCGCTCGCCCCGGACGCGCCGGTCCCCTCGTACGGCGTCTACCTTCTGGGCCGGCAGCCGCCCGACGTCCCCTGGGAGTCCGGCTGGATCCGCTGGCCCGACTTCCGGCTCCCGGCCGACCGCGACGCGGCCCGCGCACTGCTGGCCGAGGCCTGGCGGCGGGCCGCCGGCGAGCGCGTCGAAATCGCCTGCGGCGGCGGACGCGGCCGTACGGGGACGGCGCTGGCCTGCGTGGCGGTCCTGGACGGCGTACCGCCCGAGGAGGCCGTCGCGTACGTCCGCCGCCACTACGACCGGCATGCGGTGGAGACGCCGTGGCAGCGGCGGTACGTCCGGCGGTTCAGCTGA
- a CDS encoding SigE family RNA polymerase sigma factor: MQVELEDRFQEFVRARWSHLVRTAYLLTGDAHHAEDLTQTALAKAYRSWRRVARSDNPEAYVRRMLVSCNSDRFRKRRVPESLTAAPPERAGRDEAYAWADERSALLSALAQLPPRQRAVVVLRYWEDLSEAEVADALGCAPGTVKSQASKGLAKLRTYPGLARMVGGHVSTGGSTGE; this comes from the coding sequence ATGCAGGTCGAACTAGAAGACCGGTTCCAGGAGTTCGTCAGAGCCCGGTGGTCCCATCTCGTACGGACCGCCTATCTGCTCACCGGCGACGCGCACCACGCCGAGGACCTGACGCAGACGGCGCTGGCGAAGGCGTACCGGTCGTGGCGGCGCGTGGCGCGCAGCGACAACCCGGAGGCGTACGTCCGGCGGATGCTGGTCAGCTGCAACAGCGACCGCTTCCGCAAACGGCGGGTGCCCGAGTCGCTGACCGCGGCGCCGCCGGAGAGGGCGGGCCGCGACGAGGCCTACGCCTGGGCCGACGAGCGCAGTGCCCTGCTGTCGGCGCTCGCCCAACTGCCGCCCCGGCAGCGGGCGGTGGTCGTGCTGCGGTACTGGGAGGACCTGTCCGAGGCGGAGGTCGCGGACGCGCTCGGCTGCGCGCCGGGCACGGTGAAGAGCCAGGCGTCCAAGGGGCTGGCGAAGCTGCGTACCTATCCGGGGCTCGCGCGGATGGTGGGCGGGCACGTGTCGACGGGGGGATCCACAGGTGAGTGA